ACTATTCCGGGAACCACCCACGGGCATCATACCTCCTCTGCCATGTTGAGCGTGGAGGCCTTTACCAAGGCTGCCGATCCTAAAGTATTCCCTGAACAACTAACTGACACCCATACCTGGCAGGCCAAACGGATTTTCTGGAATGCCTATAGCTGGGGAGGACAATACGAGCCGGAAGAAGGTAAAGTGTATCACAGATTTTTGGTTGGGGAGTTCAATCCCTTATTGGGCACTACTTATTCGCAGATCGCAGCAGATAGCCGAACGATGCACAAGTCCCAGGGCTTTGGCTCCACTTCTCAGATAGGCCAAGGCAATGATTTTATAGAAATGATCCAAGGGGAGCCATTTAAAAGTTCTCCTTTTGAAGGCATTGAATCCCGCTGGAATCTGTTGAAAAACGGAGCAGCCATCAAGCAGGTGATAGACAAGGCCATCAATGAATTCAATTTTATTGAGCCTGAAAAGAACGTTACAAACCTCTTGGAAATCAAAAAGCTTTTGGGGGCTGAAGGACTTTCAGATCGATGGTTTTTGGAAAAGAAGGCACATCTTGATCAGATGATACTCAATGTTTTGGGCGTCAAGTCTGAATTTGTCATCAGAAAGGAAATCGGGTATCCTGGTGAAAAAATCAATGTTGAAATGATTTTCAATAACCCCAGCGCATTCCCCCTTACGCTTCAGTCTTTTAAAAGTGATCTGTTTTCACATGAATTGGATGCCTCTGCATTGAATAATAGGCCTGTAGGCAAGACTTTCGATATTCAGATTCCCTTGGACTATCCTGTATCTCAGCCCTTCTGGCTACAGGAACCTAAAGAGAACAGCTTGTTTGGAATCAAAGACCGTAAAAAGATAGGCCCACCCATCAACGGATCTACCATTCAGGGAACTGTTCACTTATTGGCTGATGGGCAAGCCTTATCTTTTGTACTTCCATTAAAGTATAAATACAATGATCAGGTTGACGGGGAAATCAACCAGCCCTTTACCTTGGTCCCTGAGGTCAATGTGAGCCTAGATAAATCCAACCTTTTTATTATTCCTGGAGCAGATGACTTACTTAAAGTGGAAGTAACTTTTAGGAATAATCTATTGGATGGAGAGATTGAGGTCAACGGTATTTTGCCAAACCAATATCAGATCATAGATGCCTCGGTTGATGAGCGAAGAAAAAGAAAAGATTACTTTATCAAGTTTTTGGATTCTGATCAGGAAAAGAAAGAAGTGACAATTTCTTATTTGACCAAAGATGGAAGGGAGTTCCATCAGGATACGAAAAGGATCATCTACAAGCATATTCCCAACCTCACTTATTTTACCAATACCTCTATTAATTTGGTAAAAATGGATATCAAAATCAGTGGCCAAACGGTGGGTTATATACCTGGGGCGGGAGATGACGTGCCCGAAGTATTGAGAAGCTTGGGATATCAGGTGAGTATTCTGGATGATGCAGATATCAGAAAAAACAGGTTAAAGGACTTTGCTACAGTGATAGTAGGCATCAGAGCTTTTAACGTGAATCAGGCATTGGCTACACATGTGGATGAATTGATGGAATATGTAAAGGATGGAGGGAATTTGATTGTCCAGTACAATACCTCTTCTCCCTTGTTGACCAGGGATTTAGGGCCTTACCCATTCAATATTTCGAGGGATAGGGTAACGGTTGAGAACTCTCCTGTCAATGCAGATTTCTCACATCCAATTTTAAGACGTCCCAATAGGGTGACTGCTTCTGATTTTGAAGGCTGGGTTCAGGAAAGGGGCTTGTATTTTACTTCCAACTGGGATCCATTGTATTCTACACCATTAACCATGCAAGATCCGGGAGAATCTGCTACCCAAGGGGCTTTGTTACATGCCCGATATGGAAAAGGAACCTACACCTATTCCGGCATTTCGTGGTTCAGACAATTGCCTGCGGGTGTTCCAGGCGCCATCAAAATTTTCGTCAATTTAATAGAGCAGGGCAGTGAAAGATAACATCAAGTGGAGGAATTGGTACATTGCCCAGATGCTGGTTTTGGGAATATTGGTCTTGTTGTTTTACTGGCTTAAAATCAGTTTTTCATGAGTTTTATTGACTGGCTGGTCCTATTTGGTACCCTTTTGGCGATAGTGGGCATCGGCGTATATAGAACCTATGGTATCCGGGATATGGATTCTTATATCCGTGGTACAGGGAATATGAACTGGTGGACCATTGGGCTTTCCATCATGGCTACGCAGGCTTCTGCTATCACATTTCTGAGCACGCCTGGTCAGGCTTATGATGATGGTATGCGTTTTATTCAATTTTACTTTGGTTTGCCATTGGCCATGATTATTCTTTCGGCCACCTTTCTGCCCATTTATTACAAACTCAAGGTATATACCGCCTATGAATTTTTGGAAGAGCGTTTCGATCTCAAGACGAGGACGTTGGCTGCTTTTTTGTTTTTGATCCAAAGAGGTCTTGCTGCAGGAATTACCATTTATGCACCTGCCATTATCCTTTCCACCCTGTTGGGATGGAACCTTACCCTTACCAATGTATTTATTGGGGTTTTGGTTATTATTTACACGGTTTCGGGTGGAACACGTGCCGTCAGCATTACCCAAAAGCAGCAAATGGGGATCATGATGGGAGGGATGGTTTTAGCTGGAATTCTGGTAATACAGATGCTCCCGATTCAGTTCACAGAGGCCCTCCATGTAGCCGGCAAAATGGAAAAGCTTAATATTGTCAATTTTGAGCTTGACTTGGCGGATAGGTACAATTTCTGGTCCGGCATGACTGCAGCACTTTT
This Cecembia calidifontis DNA region includes the following protein-coding sequences:
- a CDS encoding PIG-L family deacetylase; the protein is MRNPKWWLFSFVYFISILSFAQTTPSSVIYHDLLRFKETKRVLYVAAHPDDENTRLIAYLANAEHADVAYLSLTRGDGGQNLIGKELGIELGLIRTHELLRARETDGGRQFFSRALDFGFSKNPDETFNNWDREKLLSDVVWIVRNFQPDIIINRFNTIPGTTHGHHTSSAMLSVEAFTKAADPKVFPEQLTDTHTWQAKRIFWNAYSWGGQYEPEEGKVYHRFLVGEFNPLLGTTYSQIAADSRTMHKSQGFGSTSQIGQGNDFIEMIQGEPFKSSPFEGIESRWNLLKNGAAIKQVIDKAINEFNFIEPEKNVTNLLEIKKLLGAEGLSDRWFLEKKAHLDQMILNVLGVKSEFVIRKEIGYPGEKINVEMIFNNPSAFPLTLQSFKSDLFSHELDASALNNRPVGKTFDIQIPLDYPVSQPFWLQEPKENSLFGIKDRKKIGPPINGSTIQGTVHLLADGQALSFVLPLKYKYNDQVDGEINQPFTLVPEVNVSLDKSNLFIIPGADDLLKVEVTFRNNLLDGEIEVNGILPNQYQIIDASVDERRKRKDYFIKFLDSDQEKKEVTISYLTKDGREFHQDTKRIIYKHIPNLTYFTNTSINLVKMDIKISGQTVGYIPGAGDDVPEVLRSLGYQVSILDDADIRKNRLKDFATVIVGIRAFNVNQALATHVDELMEYVKDGGNLIVQYNTSSPLLTRDLGPYPFNISRDRVTVENSPVNADFSHPILRRPNRVTASDFEGWVQERGLYFTSNWDPLYSTPLTMQDPGESATQGALLHARYGKGTYTYSGISWFRQLPAGVPGAIKIFVNLIEQGSER